The Candidatus Limnocylindrales bacterium sequence GCAAAGCCAGTCGGGAAAGATTATTATCTAGACCGCCAATCCAAACCTCTGGAGCAGGAAGAAGATCTTCAGTATCCAACAGGTTTTGGAGGTCGGTGGGAAAGGTTTTAACAAAGGCCTGGGGATTAAAAGAAAGGACGGTTTGTTTTAAAAACTCAACTTTGTATTTGCCCACATCGGATTCTTGAACTCCTGGGAGCCTGTTAAAATTGGACAGTTCCACACGGTCAGGATCTATGAGAAGAAATTTGCTAAAACCCACATGCATGGCACTTTGAACAAAGATGGCTCCAAGGCCGCCACATCCGAAAACGGCCAGGATGGTATCAAAGATTTTTTGTTGGGCCGCTTCTCCCAACCAACGAATATTTCGGTCCCACCGTTCTAAACTCAACAAATTATAAAGAAAGAAGAAAGAAGGCTAAATCTTCTCGTAGGATTTAACCTTCCTCTTCCCCTACTGCCGCTTTCCCTGTTGGAGTTCTGCTAACTGAATGAGCAGCATTTCGATAAAAGTTAAGATGTTATCATCTGAATGCCAGACGGGATGGACGCATATCCAACACCAGCCTTTGTCTACATACCGGTTAAAGTGTGAATACTGACTATCGAAATAGTGAGGGATATCCACCCATTTCCCCTCCCGATTCATTTTTAATCCGGGACTGATATAAGCTTCCTCTAAACCAACTCCATATTGGTAAAAATCCGGGATGATAATCAATAGATTGGTCCATTTTTGATTAAACCCGGGCGGAAGTTTCACCCGATTGATCTGAACCCAGCTATAGTCGTAACTCCAGAGTACGTGATCTTTACCGTAGATTTTCTCACACAGTTCAATCTCTGTTTTCAACCGTTTGAGGTTGCGCATAGAACCTAACCAGAGGCAAAAGAACTGAGGACCTCGATCCGGGCCTGATCTTTAACCGGAATCGGATGATATTCGGGAACTCGGGTATAGGAATCGGATTCGTCTTTAATCAGATAAATATCTTTGGTAGGGGGTATTTGAAGGGTTTTCCTTAACTCAGCTCCGGTTACTTTAGCCGGAACTTGCACAGGATGTCCTTGCACATCGTAAAGGGTCGGCATATCAACTCAAGGACCAGAAGTCAGAAATCAGGGGTCAGAAGCTCCCCGGCTCCTGGCCTCTGATTTCCAACTCCCTGGGTTTGCTAGGGTTTTTGGAGTTCTACCACCTTCCTAAAAAAGCCCTCCATTCTCGAATGGTATGATATCCCACATAACCAATAACCAAAATGAGGGCCAGAAGGAGAAGAGAGACCCAGTACACGGGATTATCTAAAAAGTGATCGTAGACGACCTTCAGGTAAAATCCTATCAAAATAAGATAGGTCACCGTTAAAAACAACATCAGCAGGTAAAGCCACCATTTATTCAGGGTTATAGCTAAAGCCCCGGATAAGATCGGAAGCCAAAGCCCTCCCCCATACCAGTTGTAAAAACCCAGTGAGCCTATGAAAAGTAAAACAGAGAGAATTTTTAATCCCCTTACCAGCATCCGAATCAGACGTGCAGATGTTCGCGGATAGGAAGAGGTAGAACGGGATGGATAAAAAGTTTCTGAAACTCCCAGGGGATTGACAGGTATCTCTCGTGACTGAACTTGTGGCATGCTCTTAACCTCCCAAAGGGATGAGGCAGGGTAATCAAAATCAGGTACGGCCTCCTCCCTTGTTCGTCTTTTATTCGCTTATTTAATAATGGAAATAAAAGACGAAACTTGTCAAGGGAAAAATTTAGAATTTTAAAAACAGGGGGTTTAGAAGTCAGATCCCGACAATCAAGCAAGGGTTGGCCGTTTGTAGACGAAATCTTGGGCTTAATGAAGGGGGAGAGGGTCCACAGGAAGGCAGATCGTGAGGAATTTAAACCACAAAAAGGAAAGTTTTCGATCGTCAAGCCAGGAGAAGATCAGATTCCTTCCATCTCCCGGATTTTTTCCGCCAGGAAGTTAAGTTGTTTTTGAAATTCTTCCTCAGAAGCTTCCAAATCGATAGTAACCACAGGTTTCCGCCCAACGATGCGCTTAAACCCAACATGTTCCTCTAGAATGAATTTATCCAAATCTCCTTTATAAATAAGAAGGAAACCCCCCTGAGGGTCTAAAATTTTTATAAAATCGTGTTCTCGCAAAGAAATTCCTCCTTATAGCTTTGCTTCAGAATAAAAGGATCAATTAACGGTTCGGCAATTTCTCCAACAGGTTGTTAAGATTATAACCTACAAGATAAATACGTCAAATTATTTATCATTTTTTCCTTGAAAGATTAAAAAAAGCAAAAAAGGTAAAACCGATACAAAATCCCAGGGACAATGCAACAATTATGAGGATAAGATCCATCATACAAACCCTCCCATGGGTAAACGGTCGGTCGGTATACAAAATTTATCCATCGACTTATCTTGCATGCTAAGATAGACCTTCAATAAAACCTGGATAGATAGAAATGTCAAGAAAAAAATTAAAAGGAGGGAATTCAACCTTCTTCCCTCCTTTCACAAGATCAGGGAGGATTTTCCCGTTAAGGGTCAGGATGTATCGGCTATTCCTCGACTTTTTTAATATAACGGGCCGAAACATATCCCACACGTCCATCGGGTAACTTAACCTTATACCACTCGCCGGAAGACTGGAGAATTTCAACTTCTTCTCCTTTCTTAAGCCTGGTAAGGACCTTAAAGGTTTCCCCCTCCCCTTCTCGCACATTCAGAGTTCCGGTTTTAATATTGGTAATTCCTTTAACGGGTTTTTTCTCTTTTCTGGGCGGTGGTGGGGCAGTTTTCTCTGAAGAGTTTGGGAGAGTGTTTTCCTTTGATTGATCGGAAACCTCGGAAGTAACCGGAGAGGGTTTTTTCTCCTCTATCTCTGCCGTGGTTTTTTCTTCTGATGGACTGGGAACTTCAGAGGGTTTTTTCTCCTTCATACCGACCCCAGAAGGGGGTTTCTCCCGGCCTGTATTAGGCTCTTCGGTTTTGGGCGGAGAGGTATCCAGGGGTCGGGCATCCAACTCTGCAACTTTTTCCAGGTCGATATCCAGGTCTCCATGCCTGGTTTTAACCTTCATCGTTTTCGTTAAAAATTCCCCTGTGAAAACATTGCCATCGTTCATTTTCACTTTATTATTCTGTACGGTTACAACATTTCTCATATCTAAGGCCAGATCTCCATAAGGGGATCGAATTTTTAACCTGTCGAGGAAAATATCTCCTTTAATGGAAGTGCCATCCCGAAGTTGGATTTGAGCAGAACGAATGCTAGGTTCCTGGGATATTTCTGGATTCAAATTAGTCGTTGGGGGAGGAACGGTTGGAGTTGCAGAAGGGGCTACAGTTTGATCGGAAGCAGGTGAGCGACCGGTAGGTTCTTGAGTTTTTCCCTTAGGAACAGGAGATGGAATCACTTTTTTTTCTGGAGGTGGTTGGATAGCCCCTTTGTTCTCAGTAACCAAGGGAGGTTTCTTACGGCTGGCAATGAAATCCAAACCCAACAGGATAAGCACCGTGATAAGTAAAAATCCCATAGCCAGTACAAGAAGCTTTTTCATGCTATCCTCCAGTTTTAATAGAATTTAAAGGTTTTCTTCTGCCGGGGTTCATAGTTATCACTATCTGTTAACCCAAATAAATTGTCAAGGGAAGGTTTTCGGCCCTTTCCGGTATTTTATATTCAATTTTATAGAATTGAATCTTCGTTCCCGGGCTTCAGCCCCATGCCTTTGACTTAAGGTTTAAACGTTCCGGCGAGGCTTCCTTTGGGTAGCAATGATGGAATCTAAAAATCTTCGACCTGAGAGACCTGCTGCAAGGGGATCCAAGGGATCAGAGAAATCATCCTTGTTTGATAAAGATATACTCAACCCCACGATTTCCTATAAAAACACTGATAAAGAAACTGATGATACTCAAAATAATAGCCCCCACCAGGGCAGACCAGAAGTCTGTAATCACAAAACCTTCTACGAGCTTAGAAGCCATCATGAGCATAAAGGCATTAACGACAAAGGTAAACAATCCGAGGGTAAGTATATTAAGGGGAAGGGTTAAAAGGAGAATGATAGGTCTCAGAAGGGCATTCAGGATTCCCAGAACCAAAGAAGCTATCAAAAGAGTTCCCAGACCCTGGATATCGATTCCCTTAACCAGCCAACTGGTCAGGCCTAAGGCGATGGCATTGATGAACCAGCGAATTAAGAATCCTCTCATAGAGATTTAAAGGGCAAGCCGGGATCCCTTAAAGGTTGGATCGGCCTTTGTCCTTTTTTTAAGATTTTATCAATTTATCGAAATATTCAAAACCATGCAAGCTCAACGGAAGCTGGCATGAAGTAGTCTTTATTCACTTCGACGAATATGGCAATCTTTACGTTTCAATACCTCCGGCAGGAGCTTGAGTCCGAGTCCTGGGGCCTGAGGAGGGCGGATCATTCCCTTCTCGATGGGAGGAAGGTCGGTAACCAATTGTCCATACCAGCCGTAGTAGAAGGCTCGAACGATCTCCTGGATAAAGCAGTTACGGGTATTCAGGGCCAGATGAGTTGAAGCCGTAAGTACCACAGGACCGGTACAATCATGGAAGGCCACAGGTACATGCCAGGCTTCGGCCATAGCCGCGATTTTACGTGCCTCTGACAGGCCTCCACACCAGGAGAGGTCCAGAATAATCAGACTCAAGGCATCCATTTCCAGGAGATAGCGAAAATCGGCACGTCCGCCACGGGTCTCCCCCACGGCAATGGGGACTGTTGTAGAACGGGCCACTTCTTCAAGGCTGTGCAGATGATCCATAAAGACCGGATCTTCGACCCAAAGGGGATCATACGGCTCCAGGGCGCGGGTTATTTTTACCGCCATGGGTCGGTTCCACAGGGAATGGAGTTCGGCCATTACATCCATCTTATCTCCAACGGCTTTTCGAATCTTCTCGAAGGGTTCCAGGGCCTTTTTAAGGTCCGCTGCGGAAATATACTGACCGTTAGAGGCTTCGGCAGCATAATCGAAGGGCCAAATCTTCATTCCGGTAATACCCATCTCCAGCAGGCTGTGGGCCAGCTCATCTGCACGGTTCAAAAAAGCCTCCAGATCTTCATAAGGGCCTTCCGTAGCCCCAAGACCGAAGTTCGCCGTACCCTGGGTGGGTCGATTTTGCACATATCTATACCCTGCACAGGTATTGTAGACCCGAATACTATCCCGGATGGATCCGCCTAAAAGTTGATGGATAGGTTGATGGGTTGCCTGCCCCCATAAATCCCACAAGGCAATATCGACGGCAGACCGACCCCGCATCTCGGCACTGGTTCCTACAAATCCCACATAACCGATGAGATGGGCCTGATGCCGATCGATTTTCAAAGGATCCTGCCCAAGCAAATAAGGTGCAATAATATGATGAATGTGGGCTTCCGCCGAATGGGGACCATAAAAAGTCTCCCCTAAGCCTACGAGACCCTCATCGGTATGAATCTGGACCCACAATAAGTTTGGAAACTCTTCCACACGGATCGTTTCAATAGCGGTAATTTTCATGAACTTCTCCTTTCCTCATGGATAGTACCGGTTAATAGAAAAGTTTATCTGACTAACATGGAAGGGATTCACTCCAAACCCCCCCCCGCCGATTAACAGAACCGACCTTCCCACCTAATAGCCCTTTCCACCGGTTTTCTCAGCCTATCCGCATCTTACTTGAATCGAGATCGTACCTGCTTATAGGCTTTCTCTAAATCCTCCATAGCCGAGTCAATCCCCATTTTTATATCTTCCCAGGCTTCTACACCGGCAGATTTCAGCCCTTCTAACTTCTTCTGGATTGCTTCTTTCTTCTTAGATAACTCGTCCAGCTTTTTACTTAATTCAGCCTTTAATTCTGTTCCTGTTTTTTCAGCCTTAACCTTCAAGTCGCCTATCCAGGTATCGAATTCCTTTATTTTCGCTTCCATTTTTCTCTGGTATTCTTCTTTTTGTTGCTTTGATTTTGAAACCGCAGCATCCAGGGTTGTCCGAAGATCCTCCCAGGCTTTCTCCACACTGGCCTTAAGATCCTTCCAGGTTTCATCACCGGCTTTCTTCAATTCCTTTAGTTTCTCCCGGGCTATTTGTTGCTTGGAAGACAATTCCTCAATGAGCTTATTAAGTTCGACTTTGGCTTCCGCGACCGCCTTTTCAGCCCTGGCTTTTAACTCATCGATTTTAGCACTCCATTCATTGAGTTGGGCTTCCATCTTTTTTTGAAAGGCTTCTCTTTCCTTTGATTCCATGATTCTCTCCTTTCCAATCGGGTACCCTTCCATATGAAAACTTCCTACGGAAATACCTCGAATATCGGAATAGACTCAATTAACCCTTAGCTCTGAAATTTGTATAACTCAGCTTTTATAGGCTGCATACTAACCCCAACTGCCATTCCCGTCAAGTAGATTCTCTCGAAAACCCGATAGGTCTTAATCGGAGCTTTTCTTTTGAATATTCCCTTAATCTTAAACTTTAAGTTGATAGTTTTAGTCTTTATCCCTT is a genomic window containing:
- a CDS encoding SH3 domain-containing protein, with product MKKLLVLAMGFLLITVLILLGLDFIASRKKPPLVTENKGAIQPPPEKKVIPSPVPKGKTQEPTGRSPASDQTVAPSATPTVPPPTTNLNPEISQEPSIRSAQIQLRDGTSIKGDIFLDRLKIRSPYGDLALDMRNVVTVQNNKVKMNDGNVFTGEFLTKTMKVKTRHGDLDIDLEKVAELDARPLDTSPPKTEEPNTGREKPPSGVGMKEKKPSEVPSPSEEKTTAEIEEKKPSPVTSEVSDQSKENTLPNSSEKTAPPPPRKEKKPVKGITNIKTGTLNVREGEGETFKVLTRLKKGEEVEILQSSGEWYKVKLPDGRVGYVSARYIKKVEE
- a CDS encoding phage holin family protein; its protein translation is MRGFLIRWFINAIALGLTSWLVKGIDIQGLGTLLIASLVLGILNALLRPIILLLTLPLNILTLGLFTFVVNAFMLMMASKLVEGFVITDFWSALVGAIILSIISFFISVFIGNRGVEYIFIKQG
- a CDS encoding mandelate racemase/muconate lactonizing enzyme family protein; the encoded protein is MKITAIETIRVEEFPNLLWVQIHTDEGLVGLGETFYGPHSAEAHIHHIIAPYLLGQDPLKIDRHQAHLIGYVGFVGTSAEMRGRSAVDIALWDLWGQATHQPIHQLLGGSIRDSIRVYNTCAGYRYVQNRPTQGTANFGLGATEGPYEDLEAFLNRADELAHSLLEMGITGMKIWPFDYAAEASNGQYISAADLKKALEPFEKIRKAVGDKMDVMAELHSLWNRPMAVKITRALEPYDPLWVEDPVFMDHLHSLEEVARSTTVPIAVGETRGGRADFRYLLEMDALSLIILDLSWCGGLSEARKIAAMAEAWHVPVAFHDCTGPVVLTASTHLALNTRNCFIQEIVRAFYYGWYGQLVTDLPPIEKGMIRPPQAPGLGLKLLPEVLKRKDCHIRRSE